In one Lycium barbarum isolate Lr01 chromosome 7, ASM1917538v2, whole genome shotgun sequence genomic region, the following are encoded:
- the LOC132602211 gene encoding protein SMALL AUXIN UP-REGULATED RNA 51-like — MASTIKKVNMITQIVRLKQVVKRWKNKSLKRHTTILSYSSSDSDEPALSGSNRRTPSGSLAVYIGPEKTRFVIPTRFLNLPIFISLLDKAEEEFGYQRTGGLVLPCEVDYFSEILRLLDRDEERFGCLGLDEVVKMISEVGFESLDQSCKEAASHGIAPLLQNARV; from the coding sequence ATGGCTTCCACAATCAAGAAAGTGAACATGATTACTCAAATAGTACGACTAAAACAAGTAGTCAAACGTTGGAAAAACAAATCCCTTAAACGCCACACCACCATCCTTTCCTACTCCTCATCCGATTCAGATGAACCGGCCTTGTCCGGTTCGAACCGGCGTACACCTTCAGGTTCCTTAGCAGTTTACATAGGTCCAGAAAAAACCCGGTTCGTTATCCCAACCCGGTTCTTGAACCTACCCATATTCATTTCACTACTCGATAAGGCAGAAGAGGAGTTTGGGTATCAAAGAACCGGCGGTTTAGTTTTGCCATGTGAAGTTGACTACTTTTCGGAGATATTAAGGTTGTTGGACCGGGATGAGGAACGGTTCGGTTGTTTAGGTTTAGATGAGGTTGTTAAGATGATTAGTGAAGTGGGCTTTGAATCTTTAGATCAGTCTTGTAAAGAAGCTGCTTCACATGGAATTGCTCCTCTCTTGCAGAATGCTAGGGTTTAA
- the LOC132601402 gene encoding uncharacterized protein LOC132601402 — MEFTRDELYTVPIWIKLPGLDFKYWSVKGLSKLGSLVGKPLMVDQNTEKKRGLHFARLLVEVKMGAKLPDTILFRNERDTIVEQKVMYDWKPTLCNLCQKYGHSEGECRRKNAPKPKKPTVVQVDKEMTDAAPQKPPVDAAPQKPVHAQNKLAVADVATSVTVPLRAVTPKTPSNPNMRTAQQGQNQRTGKKQVLTAWVTPLNPSRAPGKSQTQETSQNTYQVLQQLESGQEGVDNMGGNTIPQKGNG; from the coding sequence ATGGAATTCACTAGAGATGAGCTATATACAGTTCCAATATGGATAAAATTGCCAGGATTGGACTTTAAATACTGGAGTGTAAAGGGACTGAGTAAATTGGGAAGTCTAGTGGGCAAGCCACTTATGGTAGATCAAAACACTGAGAAGAAAAGAGGTTTGCACTTTGCAAGGCTGTTAGTGGAAGTAAAGATGGGTGCAAAACTACCAGACACCATACTATTCAGGAATGAAAGGGATACAATTGTGGAACAAAAAGTCATGTATGATTGGAAGCCCACATTATGTAATTTATGTCAAAAATATGGGCATTCAGAAGGGGAATGTAGGAGGAAGAATGCCCCAAAGCCAAAGAAACCAACAGTTGTGCAGGTTGACAAGGAAATGACAGATGCAGCTCCACAAAAACCACCAGTCGATGCAGCTCCACAAAAACCAGTACATGCTCAAAACAAACTAGCAGTAGCAGATGTAGCAACCAGTGTTACAGTGCCTCTGAGAGCAGTGACACCAAAAACACCTTCTAATCCAAACATGAGGACAGCACAACAAGGTCAGAACCAAAGGACAGGCAAGAAGCAGGTCTTAACAGCTTGGGTTACTCCACTGAACCCAAGCAGAGCCCCAGGGAAGTCACAAACACAGGAAACAAGCCAGAACACCTATCAAGTACTGCAACAACTTGAGTCAGGGCAAGAAGGAGTTGACAATATGGGAGGAAATACCATTCCTCAAAAAGGGAATGGTTAA